A single Apostichopus japonicus isolate 1M-3 chromosome 11, ASM3797524v1, whole genome shotgun sequence DNA region contains:
- the LOC139975828 gene encoding caspase-3-like isoform X1, whose product MRRTCRSKMEDLHRKAIRANYVILSKDLELELVMPSLIQDGIYEPFMSDTFKAKGGKLAQNQALLNSIETRGPKAYKAFISALTSAGQGHLAEAIRKKETTQPSTKPSEQHYEPMQTESLVSQPTDAGVWPNPGIPAVLEQYHIPKVPVKTEMVDSNEVYRMSSNPRGLALIINNMKFRTMPERRGTEVDGRNLHHVFKELGFNVDTKTNVKGQEMATFIREFAKMNHSTFDCVILAILTHGVEGALYGVDEKKLAVEDVFKYFDATRAPTLIGKPKIVILQACRGERFDKGVESTDATGAGYVEETAPPPRENGDQDANALVDSMLRLEFEAPDAFASARSKVPSMSDMLIAYATVPGYVSWRNSERGSWFIQALTEVILEYSQSEDLLSMLTKVNSKVAKAFESSSGKNKQMPAPVTMLTKKLFFFPGYVRK is encoded by the exons ATGCGAAGG ACCTGCCGGAGCAAAATGGAGGACCTTCACAGGAAAGCAATTCGTGCCAACTATGTTATCTTGAGCAAAGATTTGGAACTTGAGTTAGTGATGCCTTCCCTGATTCAGGATGGAATATATGAACCATTTATGTCAGATACATTCAAG GCCAAAGGTGGGAAGCTGGCTCAAAATCAAGCTCTGTTGAACAGTATCGAGACAAGAGGGCCAAAAGCCTACAAAGCATTCATAAGTGCACTGACAAGTGCAGGTCAGGGCCACCTGGCAGAGGCAATACGGAAAAAGGAAACCACGCAGCCGTCAACAAAACCAAGTGAGCAACACTATGAACCCATGCAGACCGAAAGCCTTGTTTCACAACCAACCG ATGCTGGTGTCTGGCCAAATCCTGGCATCCCAGCAGTGTTGGAGCAGTATCACATACCAAAAGTCCCAGTGAAAACTGAAATGGTTGATAGCAATGAG GTTTATCGTATGTCATCTAATCCAAGAGGTCTGGCACTGATAATCAACAATATGAAATTCCGTACAATGCCTGAGAGGCGAGGGACGGAGGTAGATGGTCGAAACCTACATCACGTCTTCAAAGAACTTGGATTCAATGTAGACACCAAGACAAATGTGAAGGGTCAG GAAATGGCCACATTCATTAGAGAGTTTGCCAAGATGAACCATTCAACATTTGACTGTGTAATATTAGCGATATTAACACACGGTGTAGAGGGAGCCCTCTATGGGGTGGATGAGAAGAAACTTGCGGTAGAAGATGTCTTCAAGTATTTTGACGCTACTCGAGCGCCGACTCTCATTGGCAAACCTAAGATTGTCATCCTTCAGGCATGCAGAGGAG AACGCTTTGATAAAGGTGTTGAATCTACTGATGCTACTGGAGCTGGCTACGTAGAAGAAACAGCGCCCCCTCCAAGAGAGAATGGTGACCAAGATGCGAATGCTCTGGTGGATTCCATGCTACGGCTGGAGTTTGAGGCTCCAGATGCATTTGCCAGTGCTCGTAGTAAAGTCCCTTCAATGAGTGACATGTTGATTGCATACGCTACAGTCCCTG GTTATGTTTCTTGGAGGAACTCGGAAAGAGGCAGTTGGTTTATCCAAGCCTTAACGGAGGTCATCCTAGAGTACAGCCAATCTGAAGATTTACTCTCAATGTTAACAAAG GTGAACTCCAAAGTTGCTAAAGCGTTTGAGTCATCCTCCGGGAAGAACAAGCAGATGCCCGCCCCTGTGACCATGCTGACGaagaaacttttcttctttcctggTTATGTAAGAAAATGA
- the LOC139975828 gene encoding caspase-3-like isoform X2, producing the protein MRRTCRSKMEDLHRKAIRANYVILSKDLELELVMPSLIQDGIYEPFMSDTFKAKGGKLAQNQALLNSIETRGPKAYKAFISALTSAGQGHLAEAIRKKETTQPSTKPSEQHYEPMQTESLVSQPTDAGVWPNPGIPAVLEQYHIPKVPVKTEMVDSNEVYRMGSEPRGLALIINNRDFYTMKTRQGTDVDAKNLHHIFRELHFNVDTKVNLTALEMATFIREFAKMNHSTFDCVILAILTHGVEGALYGVDEKKLAVEDVFKYFDATRAPTLIGKPKIVILQACRGERFDKGVESTDATGAGYVEETAPPPRENGDQDANALVDSMLRLEFEAPDAFASARSKVPSMSDMLIAYATVPGYVSWRNSERGSWFIQALTEVILEYSQSEDLLSMLTKVNSKVAKAFESSSGKNKQMPAPVTMLTKKLFFFPGYVRK; encoded by the exons ATGCGAAGG ACCTGCCGGAGCAAAATGGAGGACCTTCACAGGAAAGCAATTCGTGCCAACTATGTTATCTTGAGCAAAGATTTGGAACTTGAGTTAGTGATGCCTTCCCTGATTCAGGATGGAATATATGAACCATTTATGTCAGATACATTCAAG GCCAAAGGTGGGAAGCTGGCTCAAAATCAAGCTCTGTTGAACAGTATCGAGACAAGAGGGCCAAAAGCCTACAAAGCATTCATAAGTGCACTGACAAGTGCAGGTCAGGGCCACCTGGCAGAGGCAATACGGAAAAAGGAAACCACGCAGCCGTCAACAAAACCAAGTGAGCAACACTATGAACCCATGCAGACCGAAAGCCTTGTTTCACAACCAACCG ATGCTGGTGTCTGGCCAAATCCTGGCATCCCAGCAGTGTTGGAGCAGTATCACATACCAAAAGTCCCAGTGAAAACTGAAATGGTTGATAGCAATGAG GTTTACCGAATGGGCTCAGAACCAAGAGGTTTAGCGCTGATAATAAACAACAGAGACTTTTACACAATGAAGACCCGACAAGGGACAGATGTGGACGCTAAAAATCTACACCACATATTCAGAGAATTGCACTTCAATGTGGATACCAAAGTCAACCTAACCGCTTTG GAAATGGCCACATTCATTAGAGAGTTTGCCAAGATGAACCATTCAACATTTGACTGTGTAATATTAGCGATATTAACACACGGTGTAGAGGGAGCCCTCTATGGGGTGGATGAGAAGAAACTTGCGGTAGAAGATGTCTTCAAGTATTTTGACGCTACTCGAGCGCCGACTCTCATTGGCAAACCTAAGATTGTCATCCTTCAGGCATGCAGAGGAG AACGCTTTGATAAAGGTGTTGAATCTACTGATGCTACTGGAGCTGGCTACGTAGAAGAAACAGCGCCCCCTCCAAGAGAGAATGGTGACCAAGATGCGAATGCTCTGGTGGATTCCATGCTACGGCTGGAGTTTGAGGCTCCAGATGCATTTGCCAGTGCTCGTAGTAAAGTCCCTTCAATGAGTGACATGTTGATTGCATACGCTACAGTCCCTG GTTATGTTTCTTGGAGGAACTCGGAAAGAGGCAGTTGGTTTATCCAAGCCTTAACGGAGGTCATCCTAGAGTACAGCCAATCTGAAGATTTACTCTCAATGTTAACAAAG GTGAACTCCAAAGTTGCTAAAGCGTTTGAGTCATCCTCCGGGAAGAACAAGCAGATGCCCGCCCCTGTGACCATGCTGACGaagaaacttttcttctttcctggTTATGTAAGAAAATGA
- the LOC139975828 gene encoding caspase-3-like isoform X3, whose translation MEDLHRKAIRANYVILSKDLELELVMPSLIQDGIYEPFMSDTFKAKGGKLAQNQALLNSIETRGPKAYKAFISALTSAGQGHLAEAIRKKETTQPSTKPSEQHYEPMQTESLVSQPTDAGVWPNPGIPAVLEQYHIPKVPVKTEMVDSNEVYRMSSNPRGLALIINNMKFRTMPERRGTEVDGRNLHHVFKELGFNVDTKTNVKGQEMATFIREFAKMNHSTFDCVILAILTHGVEGALYGVDEKKLAVEDVFKYFDATRAPTLIGKPKIVILQACRGERFDKGVESTDATGAGYVEETAPPPRENGDQDANALVDSMLRLEFEAPDAFASARSKVPSMSDMLIAYATVPGYVSWRNSERGSWFIQALTEVILEYSQSEDLLSMLTKVNSKVAKAFESSSGKNKQMPAPVTMLTKKLFFFPGYVRK comes from the exons ATGGAGGACCTTCACAGGAAAGCAATTCGTGCCAACTATGTTATCTTGAGCAAAGATTTGGAACTTGAGTTAGTGATGCCTTCCCTGATTCAGGATGGAATATATGAACCATTTATGTCAGATACATTCAAG GCCAAAGGTGGGAAGCTGGCTCAAAATCAAGCTCTGTTGAACAGTATCGAGACAAGAGGGCCAAAAGCCTACAAAGCATTCATAAGTGCACTGACAAGTGCAGGTCAGGGCCACCTGGCAGAGGCAATACGGAAAAAGGAAACCACGCAGCCGTCAACAAAACCAAGTGAGCAACACTATGAACCCATGCAGACCGAAAGCCTTGTTTCACAACCAACCG ATGCTGGTGTCTGGCCAAATCCTGGCATCCCAGCAGTGTTGGAGCAGTATCACATACCAAAAGTCCCAGTGAAAACTGAAATGGTTGATAGCAATGAG GTTTATCGTATGTCATCTAATCCAAGAGGTCTGGCACTGATAATCAACAATATGAAATTCCGTACAATGCCTGAGAGGCGAGGGACGGAGGTAGATGGTCGAAACCTACATCACGTCTTCAAAGAACTTGGATTCAATGTAGACACCAAGACAAATGTGAAGGGTCAG GAAATGGCCACATTCATTAGAGAGTTTGCCAAGATGAACCATTCAACATTTGACTGTGTAATATTAGCGATATTAACACACGGTGTAGAGGGAGCCCTCTATGGGGTGGATGAGAAGAAACTTGCGGTAGAAGATGTCTTCAAGTATTTTGACGCTACTCGAGCGCCGACTCTCATTGGCAAACCTAAGATTGTCATCCTTCAGGCATGCAGAGGAG AACGCTTTGATAAAGGTGTTGAATCTACTGATGCTACTGGAGCTGGCTACGTAGAAGAAACAGCGCCCCCTCCAAGAGAGAATGGTGACCAAGATGCGAATGCTCTGGTGGATTCCATGCTACGGCTGGAGTTTGAGGCTCCAGATGCATTTGCCAGTGCTCGTAGTAAAGTCCCTTCAATGAGTGACATGTTGATTGCATACGCTACAGTCCCTG GTTATGTTTCTTGGAGGAACTCGGAAAGAGGCAGTTGGTTTATCCAAGCCTTAACGGAGGTCATCCTAGAGTACAGCCAATCTGAAGATTTACTCTCAATGTTAACAAAG GTGAACTCCAAAGTTGCTAAAGCGTTTGAGTCATCCTCCGGGAAGAACAAGCAGATGCCCGCCCCTGTGACCATGCTGACGaagaaacttttcttctttcctggTTATGTAAGAAAATGA